One Streptomyces sp. NBC_01237 genomic region harbors:
- a CDS encoding DNA cytosine methyltransferase, translated as MTRPAHPSLPPAKFGIVDLFAGPGGLDIAATIMEGEDVASIGVEWDDPTRATRDAAGLLTTEIKDVAALGPCHPSVVEATVLTGGPPCQSFSVAGSRKGHKALDDVLSLATRLADHEDFASFEAEWKAVKAETDLMSDERTGFVLQPLRWIMEAKLKRGRPYEVVVLEQVPTVLQVWKHYVKILKRTGYAAEAHVLHSEDFGVPQARRRAVLIAQYDPGNENRKVHFPKPTHQRYVKGAERLTSTDAPGDDALFLPLPDDEVDEPIKPWVSMGDVLRATRPDDFVMVSNYGSGGDPKNRGLRTSDEPAPTITGKVRRNRLYLLKGEAGAKEVGEELERLSFEEAGLLQSFPAAYPWRSTDVAQQIGNAIPPRLSLHILSMALLREKPKKEWYDELKDWKPQPPSPVENGDDDV; from the coding sequence ATGACCCGCCCAGCACACCCCTCACTTCCGCCTGCGAAATTCGGGATCGTCGATCTCTTCGCCGGGCCCGGCGGTCTCGACATCGCCGCCACGATCATGGAGGGCGAGGATGTGGCGAGCATCGGCGTCGAGTGGGACGACCCCACGCGTGCTACCCGTGACGCGGCCGGTCTGCTGACCACCGAGATCAAGGACGTCGCCGCGCTGGGCCCGTGCCACCCCTCGGTCGTCGAGGCGACGGTGCTCACCGGCGGGCCGCCCTGCCAGTCCTTCTCCGTCGCGGGCAGCCGGAAGGGTCACAAGGCCCTGGACGATGTGCTGAGCCTGGCCACGCGGTTGGCCGACCACGAGGACTTCGCTTCTTTCGAGGCGGAGTGGAAAGCGGTCAAGGCCGAGACCGACCTCATGTCGGACGAGCGCACCGGGTTCGTGCTCCAGCCCCTGCGCTGGATCATGGAGGCCAAGCTCAAGCGCGGTCGCCCGTACGAAGTGGTCGTCCTGGAACAGGTACCCACCGTTCTGCAGGTGTGGAAGCACTACGTCAAAATCCTCAAGCGGACCGGATACGCAGCAGAAGCCCATGTGCTGCACTCCGAGGATTTCGGTGTCCCGCAGGCCAGGCGACGAGCCGTGCTTATCGCACAGTACGACCCCGGGAACGAGAATCGAAAGGTCCACTTCCCGAAGCCGACGCACCAGAGGTACGTGAAGGGCGCCGAAAGGCTGACGTCGACGGACGCCCCCGGGGACGACGCCCTGTTCCTGCCCCTGCCCGACGACGAGGTTGACGAGCCCATCAAGCCCTGGGTGTCCATGGGGGACGTTCTCAGAGCGACCCGTCCCGACGACTTCGTCATGGTCTCCAACTACGGCTCCGGCGGCGACCCCAAGAACCGAGGACTGCGCACCTCCGACGAGCCCGCGCCGACGATCACCGGCAAGGTACGACGCAACCGTCTCTACCTGCTCAAGGGCGAGGCGGGTGCGAAGGAGGTCGGTGAGGAACTGGAACGGCTGTCGTTCGAAGAGGCCGGGCTCCTCCAGTCCTTCCCCGCCGCCTACCCCTGGCGATCCACCGACGTGGCCCAGCAGATCGGCAACGCCATCCCGCCCCGGCTCTCCCTCCACATCCTGAGCATGGCTCTCCTGCGCGAGAAGCCGAAGAAGGAGTGGTACGACGAGCTCAAGGACTGGAAACCGCAGCCCCCGTCCCCGGTCGAGAACGGGGACGACGACGTCTGA
- a CDS encoding DUF6339 family protein → MTEKPNHLPERLALLADLNAAQYIGEGLLTGKEDVPSIGLNKVTEPLPYAEASRAELEPVRDLVDDAMHVFGEGKPTAADAWLAPRLHATLRLSRREAADRRFWNYLALGVAPDYVVWRHMSDSKKDSGELPKVAAARFSGPAYTQAFARLWWAAELFRDGSDYAPVETVCAHQDVFNTVLRLDVIDHRPTAQAMVRLIERATVGTGREINALGKAINASAATLMYDLIAPDAERDGRPLRAWIEAGEWAAAVPRRTLPEGPAEEKAPEASVAALADLFASLFVEAPVRGKAAVDET, encoded by the coding sequence ATGACCGAGAAGCCGAACCACCTGCCCGAGCGCCTGGCCCTTCTCGCGGACCTCAACGCCGCGCAATACATCGGTGAAGGCCTGCTCACCGGGAAGGAGGACGTCCCCTCCATCGGGCTCAACAAGGTCACCGAACCTCTGCCGTACGCGGAAGCGAGCCGTGCCGAGCTGGAGCCGGTCCGCGATCTCGTCGACGACGCCATGCACGTCTTCGGTGAGGGGAAGCCGACGGCGGCCGACGCCTGGTTGGCCCCTCGGCTCCACGCGACGCTGCGGCTCAGCCGACGCGAGGCCGCGGACCGGAGGTTCTGGAACTACCTGGCGCTGGGTGTGGCCCCCGACTACGTAGTCTGGCGCCACATGTCCGATTCGAAGAAGGACAGCGGCGAGCTGCCGAAGGTGGCCGCCGCCCGGTTCAGCGGACCGGCGTACACGCAGGCGTTCGCCCGGCTGTGGTGGGCGGCCGAACTGTTCCGCGACGGTTCCGACTACGCACCGGTCGAGACCGTCTGTGCGCACCAGGACGTGTTCAACACCGTGCTGAGGCTCGACGTGATCGATCATCGGCCGACGGCACAGGCGATGGTGCGCCTGATCGAGCGCGCCACAGTGGGGACCGGCCGGGAGATCAACGCGTTGGGGAAGGCGATCAACGCGTCTGCGGCCACACTCATGTACGACCTCATCGCCCCGGACGCCGAACGGGACGGCCGGCCGCTACGGGCGTGGATCGAGGCGGGCGAGTGGGCGGCAGCCGTGCCGCGCAGGACGCTCCCGGAAGGTCCCGCCGAGGAGAAGGCCCCCGAGGCGTCCGTGGCCGCACTGGCCGACCTGTTCGCGAGCCTCTTCGTCGAGGCCCCCGTGCGGGGAAAGGCGGCCGTCGACGAGACGTGA
- a CDS encoding helix-turn-helix domain-containing protein, giving the protein MDFGPWLARQLKQSKMSQADLAQEIGLTRAAVSAWITGRATPREETIVKIAEALGTDLGTIHTRTADTLAGLPVSWYHRPGYADGGREFGNAAAFAFRADVGVLAREATQNSLDERLDLDRPVRVRYTLHELTGKFLARFKDEIRWDDLLPHYRAASAQDQKVGRTIAAGLRDMHERDRLVLLRIDDYNASGLTGDDYETGRFAAVVRRQLDSHKSVRGAGGSYGLGKATLWATSRLGLVLMNSTLSEPHEGRTERRLIGRLDLPWREVDGTPWAGPAWFGRPDPDADDANVARSWWADEGGAERLHLSRESAEPGTSFLIVGAHDVASLADATENGDVEDSDSVHRMHHRLREALGRNFWAAMTGGGTGQPLLEASVRTLRNGEEIIAEARVDPRDTQPSRTRALQAFLDGTTVERLTESGQVAMTTVPLVVPGRGGRSDGEHRAVVLVTEAADGEGKPNRVTTMRGNRMTVRIGWVPNLPVGTNLFQAVLLAGRAAGDDAPFADEAEAFLRAAEPPEHDKWGQTEELRMLYSPSAYRRIGALTTETNKAVRDLVALPAKKRKGGSERLRKRLAVGGRKVARPVTALGPPTLEELDAQIDGDGAWCVTGEIKVPLGGDSWHPVPVAKLEVRSGPRPVLGWSELVAVHNCEVVDGAIHIAPGARSATFRGTTDVSTHPVRAVFSGLVVELRTDKGGQA; this is encoded by the coding sequence ATGGACTTCGGTCCCTGGCTCGCACGACAGCTGAAGCAGTCGAAGATGAGCCAGGCCGATCTCGCTCAGGAGATCGGGCTGACCCGAGCGGCCGTCTCGGCCTGGATCACCGGGCGGGCGACTCCCCGCGAGGAGACGATCGTCAAGATCGCCGAAGCGCTGGGGACGGATCTGGGGACGATCCACACCCGCACCGCCGATACCCTGGCCGGCCTGCCGGTCTCCTGGTACCACCGTCCCGGATACGCGGACGGGGGACGCGAGTTCGGCAACGCGGCGGCCTTCGCGTTCCGGGCCGATGTCGGAGTGCTGGCCCGCGAGGCCACCCAGAACAGCCTGGACGAACGCCTGGATCTCGACCGGCCCGTGCGGGTGCGGTACACGCTGCACGAACTGACCGGAAAGTTCCTGGCCCGGTTCAAGGACGAGATTCGCTGGGACGACCTCCTTCCGCACTACCGGGCGGCTTCCGCACAGGACCAGAAGGTCGGCCGGACGATCGCCGCCGGGCTGCGTGACATGCACGAGCGCGACCGACTGGTCCTCCTGCGCATCGACGACTACAACGCCTCCGGTCTGACCGGCGACGACTACGAGACCGGACGCTTCGCCGCGGTCGTGCGTCGTCAGCTCGACAGCCACAAGTCCGTGCGTGGTGCCGGTGGCTCGTACGGACTGGGCAAGGCGACGCTCTGGGCGACGAGCCGACTCGGCCTGGTGCTCATGAACTCCACGCTGTCGGAACCGCACGAGGGACGGACCGAGCGGCGGCTCATCGGCCGACTCGATCTGCCCTGGCGCGAGGTGGACGGAACACCCTGGGCCGGCCCGGCCTGGTTCGGTCGGCCGGATCCCGACGCCGACGATGCGAACGTCGCCCGTTCGTGGTGGGCCGACGAGGGCGGAGCCGAGCGGCTCCATCTCTCCAGGGAGAGCGCGGAGCCCGGGACGTCGTTCCTGATCGTGGGGGCCCACGACGTGGCGAGCCTCGCCGACGCGACAGAGAACGGCGACGTCGAGGACAGCGACAGCGTGCATCGCATGCACCACCGTCTCCGGGAGGCACTCGGCCGGAACTTCTGGGCGGCCATGACCGGTGGAGGAACCGGGCAACCGTTGCTGGAAGCCTCCGTCCGGACGCTCCGCAACGGGGAGGAGATCATCGCGGAGGCACGCGTCGACCCCCGCGACACCCAACCTTCGCGGACCCGTGCGCTGCAGGCGTTCCTGGACGGTACGACCGTGGAGCGGTTGACGGAGTCCGGACAGGTGGCCATGACCACCGTGCCCCTGGTGGTGCCGGGGCGCGGGGGACGGAGCGACGGGGAGCACCGGGCCGTCGTTCTGGTGACCGAGGCCGCGGACGGCGAAGGGAAGCCGAACCGGGTGACGACCATGCGGGGCAACCGCATGACGGTCAGGATCGGTTGGGTGCCCAACCTGCCGGTGGGAACGAATCTCTTCCAGGCCGTGCTCCTCGCGGGCCGGGCGGCGGGTGACGACGCGCCCTTCGCCGACGAGGCGGAGGCGTTCCTTCGTGCCGCGGAACCGCCCGAGCACGACAAGTGGGGACAGACGGAAGAGCTGCGGATGCTCTACTCACCCTCCGCGTACCGACGCATCGGCGCTCTCACCACCGAGACGAACAAGGCCGTGCGCGATCTGGTGGCGCTTCCCGCCAAGAAGCGCAAGGGCGGTTCGGAGCGGCTGCGCAAACGGCTCGCCGTGGGAGGCCGCAAGGTCGCCCGGCCCGTGACGGCGCTGGGTCCGCCGACACTGGAGGAGCTCGACGCGCAGATCGACGGCGACGGCGCGTGGTGCGTCACGGGGGAGATCAAGGTTCCTCTCGGAGGAGACTCCTGGCACCCCGTCCCGGTGGCGAAGCTGGAAGTGCGCTCCGGGCCGCGACCGGTTCTGGGCTGGTCCGAACTCGTCGCCGTGCACAACTGCGAGGTGGTCGACGGGGCGATCCACATCGCGCCCGGCGCACGCAGCGCGACCTTCCGGGGAACCACCGACGTATCCACCCATCCGGTACGGGCCGTGTTCAGCGGACTCGTCGTGGAGCTGCGCACCGACAAGGGGGGCCAGGCATGA
- a CDS encoding DEAD/DEAH box helicase, with amino-acid sequence MNHPNVTGSSGDSSVIQTIIEQSTRVLETYRVDPGLILEHANGERRITQGGYGDRQLFELVQNAADEIADSPGGKVQVVLTNTHLYCANGGTAVTPQGAETILRMGVSKKRGGQIGRFGVGVKSILAVTDTPQFFSTSGSFGFDRGWSYEEIRKARGGAADEEFEAPVLRMARPLDVEKERASDSVLAGLLDWATTVVRLPLLPGAAERLGHDIHTSANKPEVQREFPARFQLFSHHVGTVVLEDRRSMPQVRREITVEHEGFVHTIHETRTGKPDARSTWKVFAHAHRPTEVARASAGEMHDRGTIDIAWAVPEYTGDTVLTAPKGRGQFWSFFPTKYPMTLGGILNGAWKTNEDRQNLLDSSPFNQEIIQVAARLVVESLPQLAPAEDPGAYLPLLPGRPRDSETLNWADKYLTEQIWKLTAQLPSLPDQDGVLRIPRDLRIHPAPVRKVPLKLEWLRMWNAHPGRPSDWIHPSVEAAEFRPGKVGHILDETRQGRATVREWLEALVTDGTAEASAVAIRILAAMIREASPFAAEARAARIVLTEESGMVPAVVGKVFRRAVQDGLRDGTTYVDQKLSEDQSLISDLNEIGIREADSRGRFIGVLEQGFDNYGPQDWARFWELFHSAGGSQVSGEVSARVPDPMATLYVRTVDGRFHPMRDCLLPGDVVPGDGSRDGSVAVDLRFHSDDRMVFHEFGLRALPTTSHRPTDEQWYEEYRTAMYESYCRTLSSSAGRPSFNRLKLEGSPIGGPLHLLERLSEEGRGAFVKALPDASVIDTWTMQFGVQVSTRKTVYSPLRWMLARHGRVPTSQGVVPLAGAVGPQLRGYADVLPVADISAEKARKLHLPTVVEDVPAKQWTRLLEQLGTSDDDTFVGRTYVMLTRLEVDFPEGELTRCRVGSEWSAREDHEIAVAATDAEYRALRAEQLPALFAGSPEDAALLVKTWGMLRYADVISKEIRHVGIGEPTLLQDEFPTLRRRMGNSINNYTLQPCSELEELIRTPQGTRATSLSSALQGTTVLVLEPEDRLAALVAVDRELRWGLKEAGCRAVLDAQERQETDQQLQAALRRVREAESVEEKLELLIGADALRAGLPPGLMESERAELGDVDPSARRIARMAYNAHGDSVLHMHTRDLLSAYPSHAPSGFTGSSSAVRFVSEFGFPDSFAGTRTPSLAPRVEVPGPTEFPRLHDYQERLATKVFAMLDRFTPQRGMLSLPTGAGKTRVAAEAVIRWVKQMGELEGPILWIAQTEELCEQAVQSWSFVWSKVGAESPLTISRLWTTNEAGPVGDRPHLVVATDAKLRNCLGEDAYAWLRQACLVIVDEAHVAISPQYTEILAHLGLTSRETRRHLLGLTATPFRNTNDEETRRLVQRFGAQRLDDGIFASDDAYAELQELGMLAKVTHRELLGGTIELTNDEKHRADQMSLLSKAAEQRLADDHDRNRRILEEIEAMPADWPVLVFATSVAHAKFLAAKLKDRGITAVSVDSATAAGERRRSIDDFRRGRVRVLTNYGVLTQGFDAPATRAVVITRPTYSPNVYQQMIGRGLRGPGNGGKETCLILNVRDNITNYDKALAFTRFEHLWRAK; translated from the coding sequence TTGAACCACCCAAACGTGACGGGCAGTTCGGGCGACTCGTCCGTCATCCAGACAATCATCGAGCAGTCGACGCGCGTCCTGGAGACGTACCGAGTCGATCCGGGACTGATTCTGGAGCACGCCAACGGTGAGCGGCGGATCACCCAGGGCGGATACGGCGACCGGCAGTTGTTCGAACTCGTCCAGAATGCGGCCGACGAGATCGCCGACTCCCCCGGTGGGAAGGTGCAGGTCGTTCTCACGAACACGCACCTCTACTGCGCGAACGGAGGAACAGCGGTCACGCCGCAGGGCGCGGAGACCATTCTCCGGATGGGTGTGTCGAAGAAGCGCGGGGGCCAGATCGGACGATTCGGGGTCGGCGTGAAGTCGATTCTGGCCGTCACCGACACTCCTCAGTTCTTCAGCACGTCCGGCTCGTTCGGATTCGACCGGGGATGGTCCTACGAGGAGATCAGGAAGGCGCGCGGCGGCGCGGCCGACGAGGAGTTCGAGGCGCCGGTCCTGCGGATGGCCCGTCCGCTGGACGTCGAGAAGGAGCGGGCGTCGGACTCGGTGCTGGCCGGACTGCTGGACTGGGCCACCACCGTGGTGCGACTTCCCCTGCTGCCGGGGGCCGCGGAACGTCTCGGCCACGACATCCACACCTCCGCGAACAAGCCCGAGGTCCAGCGGGAGTTCCCCGCCCGGTTCCAGCTCTTCTCCCACCATGTGGGGACGGTGGTCCTGGAGGACCGTCGATCCATGCCGCAGGTCCGCCGTGAGATCACGGTCGAGCACGAGGGTTTCGTCCACACCATCCACGAGACGCGTACCGGCAAGCCGGATGCGCGGTCCACCTGGAAGGTCTTCGCCCACGCCCACCGCCCCACCGAGGTGGCCAGGGCCAGCGCGGGCGAGATGCACGACCGGGGGACGATCGACATCGCGTGGGCCGTTCCCGAGTACACCGGTGACACCGTGCTCACCGCTCCCAAGGGGCGTGGCCAGTTCTGGTCGTTCTTCCCGACCAAGTACCCGATGACCCTGGGCGGGATTCTCAACGGCGCCTGGAAGACGAACGAGGACAGACAGAACCTTCTGGACTCCAGCCCCTTCAACCAGGAGATCATCCAGGTCGCGGCGCGGCTGGTGGTCGAATCGCTTCCGCAGTTGGCTCCCGCCGAGGACCCGGGTGCCTATCTGCCCCTCCTGCCCGGCCGGCCCAGGGATTCGGAGACCCTGAACTGGGCGGACAAGTATCTGACCGAACAGATCTGGAAGTTGACGGCCCAGCTTCCCTCCCTCCCCGATCAGGACGGTGTCCTGAGGATCCCCCGGGATCTGCGGATCCACCCGGCCCCGGTGAGGAAGGTCCCGCTCAAGCTCGAATGGCTCCGCATGTGGAACGCCCACCCCGGGCGCCCCTCGGACTGGATCCACCCCTCGGTGGAGGCCGCCGAGTTCCGCCCCGGCAAGGTGGGACACATCCTCGACGAGACCCGCCAGGGCCGGGCCACCGTCCGGGAATGGCTGGAGGCCCTGGTCACCGACGGCACGGCCGAGGCCTCCGCCGTCGCGATCCGTATCCTCGCCGCGATGATCCGTGAGGCGTCCCCGTTCGCGGCCGAGGCCCGAGCCGCTCGCATCGTGCTCACCGAGGAGAGCGGGATGGTGCCCGCCGTCGTGGGCAAGGTCTTCCGCCGGGCCGTTCAGGACGGCCTTCGGGACGGGACGACGTATGTCGATCAGAAGCTGTCCGAGGATCAGTCCCTGATCAGCGATCTCAACGAGATCGGCATCCGCGAGGCGGACTCCCGAGGACGCTTCATCGGCGTCCTCGAACAGGGTTTTGACAACTACGGTCCGCAGGACTGGGCACGTTTCTGGGAGCTGTTCCACAGCGCCGGCGGCAGTCAGGTCAGTGGAGAGGTCAGCGCCCGCGTCCCCGACCCGATGGCGACCCTGTACGTACGGACGGTCGACGGTCGTTTCCACCCCATGCGGGACTGCCTGCTCCCGGGGGACGTGGTGCCCGGTGACGGAAGCCGGGACGGCTCGGTCGCCGTGGACCTGCGGTTCCATTCCGACGACAGGATGGTCTTCCACGAGTTCGGCCTGCGCGCACTGCCGACGACCAGTCACCGCCCGACGGACGAGCAGTGGTACGAGGAGTACCGAACGGCCATGTACGAGAGCTACTGCCGGACGTTGAGCAGCAGCGCCGGTCGCCCTTCGTTCAACAGGCTCAAGTTGGAGGGCTCCCCCATCGGGGGGCCGCTGCACCTCCTGGAACGGCTGTCGGAGGAAGGCAGAGGTGCGTTCGTCAAGGCGCTGCCCGACGCGAGTGTCATCGACACCTGGACCATGCAGTTCGGCGTCCAGGTCTCCACACGCAAGACCGTCTACTCCCCCTTGCGGTGGATGCTCGCCCGACACGGCAGGGTGCCCACCTCGCAGGGTGTCGTGCCGCTCGCCGGCGCGGTGGGCCCGCAGCTCCGCGGCTACGCGGATGTCCTTCCCGTCGCGGACATCAGTGCGGAGAAGGCACGGAAGCTGCACCTTCCGACCGTGGTGGAGGACGTCCCCGCGAAGCAGTGGACCCGCCTGCTCGAACAGCTCGGCACCAGCGACGACGACACCTTCGTCGGTCGTACGTACGTGATGCTGACCCGCCTCGAAGTCGACTTCCCCGAGGGGGAACTCACCCGTTGCCGAGTCGGATCGGAGTGGTCCGCACGCGAGGACCACGAGATCGCCGTCGCGGCGACCGACGCGGAGTACCGCGCGCTTCGCGCGGAACAGCTGCCCGCCCTGTTCGCCGGGAGCCCGGAGGACGCCGCGCTCCTGGTCAAGACGTGGGGCATGCTGCGCTACGCCGACGTGATCAGCAAGGAGATCCGGCATGTGGGGATCGGCGAGCCCACGCTCCTGCAGGACGAGTTCCCCACGCTCCGCCGGCGCATGGGGAACTCCATCAACAACTACACACTGCAGCCGTGCTCCGAGCTGGAGGAGCTGATCCGAACTCCGCAAGGCACCCGGGCCACGTCTCTGAGCAGCGCCCTCCAGGGCACCACCGTCCTCGTCCTGGAACCCGAGGATCGACTGGCCGCCCTGGTGGCGGTGGATCGCGAACTGCGCTGGGGGCTGAAGGAAGCGGGGTGCCGAGCGGTTCTCGACGCGCAGGAACGGCAGGAGACCGATCAGCAGCTCCAGGCCGCCCTCCGCCGGGTCCGGGAGGCGGAGAGCGTCGAGGAGAAGCTGGAACTGCTCATCGGGGCGGACGCGTTGCGCGCGGGCCTGCCGCCGGGTCTGATGGAGAGCGAGCGAGCCGAACTCGGCGATGTCGATCCCTCGGCCCGTCGCATCGCGCGGATGGCGTACAACGCCCACGGTGACAGCGTCCTGCACATGCACACCCGCGATCTCCTGTCCGCCTACCCGAGCCATGCCCCGTCGGGCTTCACCGGCTCCTCGTCCGCGGTGAGGTTCGTGTCGGAGTTCGGCTTCCCCGACTCCTTCGCCGGCACCAGGACCCCCTCCCTGGCTCCGCGGGTCGAGGTTCCGGGCCCCACGGAGTTCCCCCGTCTGCACGACTACCAGGAACGCCTGGCCACGAAGGTCTTCGCGATGCTGGACCGGTTCACCCCGCAGCGTGGGATGCTGTCGCTGCCCACCGGCGCGGGCAAGACCCGGGTGGCGGCCGAAGCGGTCATTCGTTGGGTCAAGCAGATGGGCGAACTGGAAGGTCCCATTCTCTGGATCGCCCAGACCGAGGAACTCTGCGAACAGGCCGTTCAGAGCTGGAGTTTCGTCTGGTCGAAGGTGGGAGCCGAATCCCCGCTGACGATCAGCAGGCTGTGGACGACCAACGAGGCGGGGCCGGTCGGCGACCGACCTCATCTCGTGGTCGCGACGGACGCGAAGCTCCGCAACTGCCTGGGCGAGGACGCGTACGCCTGGCTCCGGCAGGCGTGTCTCGTGATCGTCGACGAGGCGCACGTGGCGATCTCTCCGCAGTACACGGAGATCCTCGCGCACCTCGGTCTCACCTCCCGCGAGACACGGCGTCACCTGCTCGGACTCACCGCCACCCCGTTCCGCAACACCAACGACGAGGAGACCCGGCGCCTGGTCCAGCGTTTCGGCGCCCAGCGACTCGACGACGGGATCTTCGCCTCGGACGACGCGTACGCGGAGCTTCAGGAGCTCGGCATGCTGGCGAAGGTCACCCACCGCGAACTGCTCGGTGGGACGATCGAGTTGACCAACGACGAGAAGCATCGGGCCGATCAGATGAGCCTGCTGTCGAAGGCCGCCGAGCAGCGTCTCGCCGACGACCACGACCGCAACAGGCGCATTCTCGAAGAGATCGAGGCCATGCCCGCCGACTGGCCGGTGCTGGTCTTCGCCACGTCCGTCGCTCACGCCAAGTTCCTCGCCGCGAAGCTCAAGGACCGGGGCATCACCGCCGTCTCCGTGGACTCCGCCACGGCGGCGGGCGAACGAAGGAGGAGCATCGACGACTTCCGCCGGGGTCGAGTGCGCGTGCTCACCAACTACGGTGTCCTGACGCAGGGGTTCGACGCGCCTGCCACCCGCGCCGTCGTCATCACCCGCCCCACCTACAGCCCGAACGTGTACCAGCAGATGATCGGTCGTGGTCTGCGCGGTCCCGGCAACGGAGGCAAGGAGACCTGCCTCATCCTGAACGTCCGGGACAACATCACCAACTACGACAAGGCGCTCGCCTTCACGCGGTTCGAGCACCTGTGGAGGGCCAAGTGA
- a CDS encoding UvrD-helicase domain-containing protein, with the protein MTDAYLDSPPLTEEQQAVVDHPWDTRLLVTAGAGAGKTHTLVRRLDALMSDEDEALEAGEILVLSFSRAAVRELRERIAAHATEARRVRVQTFDSWAYSVLRSEQPDRDWGALRFDERIRETTEAILRGAVEAGEQGAPAHVVIDEVQDLVGDRRDMVETLLDRFQESCGFTVVGDGAQAIFGFQVSDEDARAAETNYFFDWLRASYPDDLVELHLSTNFRARTDEARTALALGGALRQLPSESAESDAAGEDYHRKLTDLLRSCPDFGDPGDPFTVESLQSYPGTCAILCRDNRQTLVLSDKLFSLGVRHRVQRALQDRPVPAWVASVLRGTGTTTLTEERFLALLSASPVAPVGDRARIWRSLRGAARAPRGLMDVSAVRRLVAEGRFPDDLAAVEPADLIVSTVHRAKGLEFDRVIVLDPAPMAELRKQHTHVDPAAEARSLYVAMTRPRDDLFRIEAPDTALIRRDRSTDRWYLGGWKSYIRDGIAASGRDVCREHPPGTDGFSDDAAAVQDYVTSAVSPGDALVLRAQHELPVAADQSPPYTVLHRDRPIAVVSERFRRDLHASLKISRTWDVNWPVEIEGFTVDCLESVAGSVASGARAGLGDHGIWTVPRMTGLGRYRRAGKTVQEGDDA; encoded by the coding sequence GTGACCGACGCCTACCTCGACAGCCCGCCCCTCACCGAGGAGCAGCAGGCGGTGGTCGACCACCCCTGGGACACCAGGTTGTTGGTCACTGCGGGTGCAGGCGCCGGTAAGACACACACCCTGGTCCGCCGTCTCGACGCCCTCATGAGCGACGAGGACGAGGCTCTGGAGGCCGGTGAGATCCTGGTCCTCAGCTTCTCCAGGGCGGCGGTCCGGGAGCTGCGCGAGCGGATCGCCGCGCACGCCACCGAGGCTCGTCGGGTCAGGGTCCAGACCTTCGACTCATGGGCGTACAGCGTGCTGCGGAGCGAGCAGCCGGACCGTGACTGGGGTGCTCTCCGTTTCGACGAGCGGATCAGGGAGACCACCGAGGCCATTCTGCGAGGAGCGGTGGAGGCGGGCGAGCAGGGCGCACCCGCCCATGTGGTGATCGACGAGGTCCAGGACCTCGTCGGTGATCGGCGGGACATGGTGGAGACCCTGCTGGACCGCTTCCAGGAGAGCTGCGGCTTCACCGTGGTGGGCGACGGGGCTCAGGCGATCTTCGGCTTCCAGGTGTCGGACGAGGATGCCCGTGCCGCCGAGACGAACTACTTCTTCGACTGGTTGCGCGCCTCCTATCCGGACGACCTGGTGGAGCTGCATCTCTCCACCAACTTCCGGGCACGTACGGACGAGGCCCGCACCGCGCTGGCTCTCGGCGGCGCGCTCCGGCAACTGCCGTCGGAGTCGGCGGAGTCCGATGCCGCCGGTGAGGACTATCACCGGAAGCTGACCGACCTGCTGCGTTCGTGCCCCGATTTCGGTGATCCGGGGGACCCGTTCACCGTCGAGTCGCTGCAGTCGTACCCGGGGACCTGCGCGATCCTCTGCAGGGACAATCGGCAGACGCTCGTGCTGTCCGACAAGCTGTTCTCGCTCGGGGTCCGCCACCGTGTGCAGCGAGCCCTCCAGGATCGGCCCGTTCCCGCCTGGGTCGCCTCCGTCCTGCGCGGAACGGGCACCACCACGTTGACCGAGGAACGCTTCCTGGCGCTGCTCTCCGCGAGCCCGGTGGCGCCGGTCGGGGACCGTGCGAGGATCTGGCGTTCCCTGCGGGGCGCCGCCCGTGCCCCCAGGGGGCTGATGGATGTGTCGGCCGTGCGACGGCTGGTCGCCGAGGGACGGTTCCCCGACGATCTGGCGGCCGTCGAACCCGCGGACCTGATCGTGTCGACCGTGCACCGTGCCAAGGGCCTGGAATTCGATCGGGTGATCGTGCTCGACCCCGCCCCGATGGCGGAGCTGCGCAAGCAGCACACCCATGTCGACCCTGCGGCCGAGGCGCGTTCGCTCTACGTCGCGATGACCCGCCCTCGGGACGACCTGTTCCGTATCGAGGCGCCGGACACGGCGCTGATCCGTCGTGACAGGTCGACCGACCGTTGGTACCTGGGGGGTTGGAAGTCGTACATCCGTGACGGCATCGCCGCCTCGGGGCGCGACGTGTGCCGGGAGCACCCGCCCGGAACGGACGGATTCTCCGACGACGCGGCGGCCGTGCAGGACTATGTGACGTCGGCGGTGTCCCCCGGAGACGCACTGGTTCTCCGGGCCCAGCACGAGCTGCCCGTGGCCGCCGACCAGAGCCCCCCGTACACCGTCCTCCACCGGGACCGTCCGATCGCGGTCGTCTCGGAGCGGTTCCGCAGGGATCTCCACGCCTCCCTGAAGATCAGCAGGACCTGGGACGTCAACTGGCCGGTGGAGATCGAGGGGTTCACGGTGGACTGTCTGGAGAGTGTCGCCGGAAGCGTCGCCTCCGGCGCCCGCGCGGGACTGGGGGATCACGGCATCTGGACGGTGCCCCGTATGACAGGACTCGGTCGGTACAGGCGAGCCGGGAAGACCGTGCAGGAAGGCGACGACGCATGA